The Mycolicibacterium hassiacum DSM 44199 genome includes a window with the following:
- the gluQRS gene encoding tRNA glutamyl-Q(34) synthetase GluQRS yields the protein MTSPSSGAGRFAPSPSADLHIGNLRTAVLAWLFARSSGRRFLLRVEDLDDRTSREIGERQLADLAAIGVTSDEPVQWQSDHRDRYERVIDQLVEAGMVYECYCSRKDIAQAPRAPHAPQGAYPGTCRDLTEAERDRRRAEIGRPPALRLRTDTFSYTVTDLLHGEYTGLVDDFVIRRGDGVPAYNLVVVIDDAESGIDQVVRGDDLLSSSPRQAYLARLLGYPEPTYAHVPLVLNADGARLAKRDGAVTLAEIGVQRALRRIADSLGYRATDVEGMLAEFDPARLPKQPWIYRPD from the coding sequence GTGACGAGTCCGTCCTCCGGGGCCGGCCGGTTCGCCCCGAGCCCGTCGGCCGACCTGCACATCGGCAACCTGCGCACCGCGGTGCTGGCCTGGCTGTTCGCCCGCTCCTCCGGCCGCCGGTTCCTGCTGCGCGTGGAGGATCTCGACGACCGCACCTCCCGCGAGATCGGCGAGCGGCAACTGGCCGACCTGGCCGCGATCGGGGTGACCTCCGACGAACCGGTGCAGTGGCAGTCCGACCACCGGGACCGCTACGAGCGGGTCATCGACCAGCTGGTCGAGGCCGGCATGGTCTACGAATGCTACTGCAGCAGAAAAGACATCGCTCAGGCGCCGCGTGCCCCGCACGCCCCGCAGGGGGCATACCCGGGCACCTGCCGCGACCTGACCGAAGCCGAACGCGACCGCCGCCGCGCCGAGATCGGCCGGCCACCGGCGCTGCGGCTGCGCACCGACACCTTCAGCTACACCGTGACCGATCTGCTGCACGGCGAATACACCGGCCTGGTGGACGATTTCGTGATCCGCCGGGGTGACGGGGTGCCGGCCTACAACCTGGTGGTGGTGATCGACGACGCCGAGTCCGGCATCGACCAGGTGGTGCGCGGCGACGACCTGCTGTCGTCCTCGCCGCGGCAGGCCTACCTGGCGCGGCTGCTGGGCTACCCGGAGCCGACGTACGCACACGTGCCGCTGGTGCTCAACGCCGACGGCGCGCGGCTGGCCAAACGGGACGGCGCGGTCACCCTCGCCGAGATCGGGGTGCAGCGCGCGCTGCGCCGGATCGCAGACTCGCTGGGCTACCGCGCCACCGACGTCGAAGGCATGCTGGCCGAGTTCGACCCCGCCCGGCTCCCGAAGCAGCCCTGGATTTACCGCCCCGACTGA
- a CDS encoding ABC transporter permease subunit (The N-terminal region of this protein, as described by TIGR01726, is a three transmembrane segment that identifies a subfamily of ABC transporter permease subunits, which specificities that include histidine, arginine, glutamine, glutamate, L-cystine (sic), the opines (in Agrobacterium) octopine and nopaline, etc.), with protein sequence MQYLPPVHRNRRRVLPALLLFVAVIAGVAGCGSSRDAGTDPIKAAGVLRVGTEGVYPPYSFHDPAQGGRLAGYDVDVARAVAEKLGVRVEFVETSWDSIFAALEAGRFDVVANEVTITDERKAKYDLSEPYSIAEGVIVTRADDDSITSLADLKGRRAAQSPTSNWARVARDAGAEIVSVDGFAQAISVLNDGRVDAVVNDSLSVLAYQAEHPDAAIKVAATTGERSEQAFAARKNSGLLPELNRALDELRADGTLTEISRKYLDTDLSRSTPRSTVQLILDNLCPLARAAIEETIPLTVISFVIGLVIALVVALARLSSNVLLSGLARMYISLIRGTPLLVQLFLVFYALPQIGVRIDPFPAAVIAFSLNVGGYAAEIIRSAILSIPKGQWEAAQTIGLNYVDTYRRIILPQATRVAVPPLSNTLISLVKDTSLASTILVTELFRTAQNVAAPTFEFFALYGTAALYYWVICLVLSFGQSRLERRLERYVAR encoded by the coding sequence GTGCAGTACCTTCCGCCGGTGCACCGAAACCGCCGGCGGGTGCTACCCGCTCTTCTGCTGTTCGTGGCGGTGATCGCCGGGGTGGCCGGTTGCGGCTCCTCCCGCGACGCCGGCACCGATCCGATCAAGGCCGCGGGGGTGCTCCGGGTCGGCACCGAGGGCGTCTACCCGCCGTACTCCTTCCACGACCCCGCGCAGGGCGGCCGACTGGCCGGCTACGACGTCGACGTTGCCCGCGCCGTCGCCGAGAAACTCGGCGTGCGAGTCGAGTTCGTCGAGACGTCATGGGATTCGATCTTCGCCGCACTGGAGGCGGGCCGGTTCGACGTCGTCGCCAACGAGGTGACCATCACCGATGAGCGCAAGGCGAAATACGACCTCTCCGAGCCGTATTCGATCGCCGAAGGGGTGATCGTCACCCGCGCCGACGACGACTCGATCACCTCGCTGGCCGACCTGAAGGGCAGGCGCGCAGCGCAGAGCCCGACCAGCAACTGGGCGCGGGTGGCCCGCGACGCCGGTGCGGAGATCGTGTCGGTGGACGGGTTCGCGCAGGCGATCAGCGTGCTCAACGACGGACGCGTCGACGCCGTGGTCAACGACAGCCTGTCGGTGCTGGCGTATCAGGCCGAGCACCCGGACGCGGCGATCAAGGTGGCCGCCACCACCGGTGAGCGCAGCGAGCAGGCGTTCGCCGCCCGCAAGAACAGCGGGCTGCTGCCCGAACTGAACCGGGCGCTCGACGAGCTGCGCGCCGACGGCACCCTGACCGAGATCTCGCGCAAGTACCTCGACACCGACCTGTCGCGGTCCACGCCGCGCAGCACCGTGCAGCTGATCCTCGACAATCTGTGTCCGCTGGCGCGCGCGGCGATCGAGGAGACGATCCCGCTGACCGTGATCAGCTTCGTCATCGGCCTGGTGATCGCGCTGGTGGTGGCGCTGGCGCGGCTGTCGTCGAACGTGCTGCTGTCCGGGCTGGCCCGGATGTACATCTCGCTGATCCGCGGCACCCCGCTGCTGGTGCAGCTGTTCCTGGTGTTCTACGCGCTGCCGCAGATCGGGGTGCGCATCGACCCGTTCCCCGCCGCGGTCATCGCGTTCAGCCTCAACGTCGGCGGCTACGCGGCCGAGATCATCCGGTCGGCGATCCTGTCCATCCCGAAGGGCCAGTGGGAGGCCGCCCAGACGATCGGGCTGAACTACGTCGACACCTACCGGCGGATCATCCTGCCGCAGGCCACCCGGGTGGCGGTGCCGCCGCTGTCGAACACGTTGATCTCGCTGGTGAAGGACACCTCGCTGGCGTCGACGATCCTGGTGACCGAACTGTTCCGCACCGCGCAGAACGTCGCCGCGCCGACGTTCGAGTTCTTCGCGCTCTACGGTACTGCGGCCCTGTACTACTGGGTCATCTGCCTGGTGCTGTCGTTCGGCCAGAGTCGGCTCGAGCGTCGACTGGAAAGGTATGTGGCCCGATGA
- a CDS encoding amino acid ABC transporter ATP-binding protein: MTDYRVRAENVRKAFGDHEVLKGVSFSVEKGSVTTIIGPSGSGKTTLLRALNALDVPDAGVIRVGDVEIDFGKPVSKDALRRYRAQSGFVFQGHNLFPHKTVLENVTLGPIVAQHRPRAEAEAEALELLDKVGLTDRRDHYPFQLSGGQQQRVGIARALALRPKVVLFDEPTSALDPELVGEVLSVIRDLAVEGWTLVIVTHEIQFARQVSDQVLFTDNGVILEQGPPAAVIGNPTHERTRRFLDRILNPL; the protein is encoded by the coding sequence ATGACCGACTATCGTGTCCGCGCCGAGAACGTGCGGAAAGCCTTCGGCGACCACGAGGTTCTCAAGGGTGTGTCGTTCAGCGTCGAGAAGGGCTCGGTGACGACGATCATCGGGCCGTCGGGTTCCGGGAAGACGACACTGCTGCGGGCGCTCAACGCGCTCGACGTCCCGGACGCCGGGGTGATCCGGGTCGGCGACGTCGAGATCGATTTCGGCAAACCGGTTTCCAAGGACGCGCTGCGGCGTTACCGCGCTCAGAGCGGGTTCGTGTTCCAGGGCCACAACCTGTTCCCGCACAAGACGGTCCTGGAGAACGTCACGCTGGGCCCGATCGTCGCGCAGCACCGGCCGCGTGCCGAAGCCGAGGCCGAGGCGCTCGAACTGCTCGACAAGGTGGGGCTGACCGACCGCCGGGACCACTACCCGTTCCAGCTGTCCGGCGGTCAACAGCAGCGGGTCGGTATCGCGCGGGCGCTGGCGCTGCGCCCGAAGGTGGTGCTGTTCGACGAGCCGACCTCGGCGCTGGACCCGGAACTGGTCGGCGAGGTGCTGTCGGTCATCCGCGACCTCGCCGTCGAGGGCTGGACCCTGGTGATCGTCACCCACGAGATCCAGTTCGCCAGACAGGTCTCCGACCAGGTGCTGTTCACCGACAACGGGGTGATCCTGGAGCAGGGCCCGCCCGCCGCGGTGATCGGCAACCCGACGCACGAGCGCACCCGCCGGTTCCTCGACCGGATCCTCAACCCGCTGTAG
- a CDS encoding acetyl-CoA hydrolase/transferase family protein produces the protein MPIELTAEQAAARLHPDDTLGIPLGPGQPPALLRALGDRDDWTDLRVYGALLAVGTDLFTRPGVRYYSGFFGPLERALITQGARIEFVPSDFRRFGPLLQQQNPRVMTTVATEPDADGWCSLSLHAGGTVDEIHRAGADPDRILIVEAAQRFPRTFGHGEYRHAVHVDEIDILVRSTEAPLALPGVDTPPSDVDRAIAAHAVKYIPSGATLQTGIGSIPSQIATLLAEGDKGDFGLHSEMFTDGCMRLHRAGKVTNTHKGQYHGLSVTTFAFGSPDLYSWLDGNPEVAFLPVGIVNAPEVIAANHTMISINGALAVDAHGQVVADTIDGRQFSGIGGAEDFVAGAGLELSDRSLICLPSTVEQNGVLRSRIVARLDAGAVVTTPRHQVDIVITEYGAAELEGKTVRERAEALAAIAHPQFRDEILATVR, from the coding sequence ATGCCGATCGAACTGACCGCCGAGCAGGCCGCCGCACGCCTGCACCCCGACGACACGCTGGGCATCCCGCTGGGGCCGGGTCAGCCGCCGGCGCTGCTGCGGGCACTCGGTGACCGCGACGACTGGACCGACCTGCGGGTGTACGGCGCGCTGCTGGCGGTCGGCACCGACCTGTTCACCCGGCCCGGCGTGCGCTACTACTCCGGGTTCTTCGGCCCGCTGGAACGCGCGCTGATCACGCAGGGCGCGCGCATCGAGTTCGTCCCCTCCGACTTCCGCCGCTTCGGCCCGCTGCTGCAGCAGCAGAACCCGCGGGTGATGACCACCGTCGCCACCGAACCCGACGCCGACGGTTGGTGCTCACTGTCGCTGCACGCCGGCGGCACCGTCGACGAGATCCACCGCGCCGGAGCCGATCCCGACCGGATCCTGATCGTCGAGGCGGCGCAGCGCTTCCCGCGCACCTTCGGACACGGCGAATACCGTCACGCCGTGCACGTCGACGAGATCGACATCCTGGTGCGCTCCACCGAGGCGCCGCTGGCGCTGCCCGGTGTCGATACCCCGCCGTCGGACGTGGACCGGGCGATCGCCGCGCACGCGGTCAAATACATCCCGTCCGGCGCCACCCTGCAGACCGGGATCGGGTCGATCCCGAGCCAGATCGCCACCCTGCTCGCCGAGGGCGACAAGGGCGACTTCGGGCTGCACAGCGAGATGTTCACCGACGGGTGCATGAGGCTGCACCGCGCCGGCAAGGTCACCAACACGCACAAGGGTCAGTACCACGGGCTGAGCGTGACGACGTTCGCGTTCGGCTCGCCCGACCTCTACAGCTGGCTCGACGGCAACCCGGAGGTGGCGTTCCTGCCGGTCGGCATCGTCAACGCGCCGGAGGTGATCGCCGCCAACCACACCATGATCTCGATCAACGGGGCGCTCGCGGTCGACGCGCACGGGCAGGTCGTCGCCGACACCATCGACGGCCGGCAGTTCAGCGGAATCGGCGGTGCGGAGGATTTCGTGGCCGGCGCCGGGCTGGAGCTGTCGGACCGGTCGCTGATCTGTCTGCCGTCGACGGTGGAGCAGAACGGTGTGCTGCGCTCGCGGATCGTGGCCCGGCTGGACGCCGGCGCCGTCGTCACCACGCCCCGCCATCAGGTGGACATCGTCATCACCGAATACGGCGCCGCCGAGCTGGAGGGTAAGACGGTCCGCGAGCGCGCCGAGGCCCTGGCCGCGATCGCCCACCCGCAGTTCCGCGACGAGATCCTCGCGACGGTCCGCTGA